From a region of the Coffea arabica cultivar ET-39 chromosome 3e, Coffea Arabica ET-39 HiFi, whole genome shotgun sequence genome:
- the LOC113736429 gene encoding uncharacterized protein, with protein sequence MGSKTLLFLFISLAIALMITSEVAARELAETSTSVDNSNAVETDGYGGYRGGGYGGYRGGGYGGYPGGGHGGYHGGGYGGYPGGGYGGRGGGGRGGYGGYHGGGYGGYPGGGYGGRGGGGYGGRGGGYGGRGGGGHGGHPDEAVDAETAN encoded by the exons ATGGGTTCAAAGacacttcttttccttttcatttcctTAGCTATAGCTTTAATGATTACCTCAGAGGTTGCTGCTAGAGAATTGGCTGAGACTTCCACTTCTGTTGACAATT CTAATGCAGTTGAGACTGATGGCTACGGAGGGTACCGTGGAGGAGGATATGGAGGGTACCGCGGTGGTGGATATGGGGGCTATCCAGGAGGAGGTCATGGAGGATATCATGGGGGCGGATATGGAGGGTACCCGGGTGGTGGCTATGGCGGACGTGGCGGTGGCGGCCGTGGTGGTTATGGAGGATATCACGGGGGTGGATATGGAGGGTATCCTGGTGGTGGCTATGGAGGACGTGGTGGTGGTGGCTATGGAGGACGCGGTGGCGGCTATGGAGGACGTGGTGGTGGCGGCCATGGTGGACATCCTGATGAAGCTGTTGATGCAGAGACTGCGAACTAA